A single region of the Lotus japonicus ecotype B-129 chromosome 4, LjGifu_v1.2 genome encodes:
- the LOC130710160 gene encoding 60S acidic ribosomal protein P3-2-like, with product MGVFTFVLRNSGGDWFAKQHSGDIEASADSTFALQRKLIQAALAVDSSGGVQSSYSPVSPTSAVFQVIVGGAAVVARVGGAAAAGGAAPAEAAPAAEKKKEEKVEESDEEDYGGLSLFDDE from the exons aTGGGTGTGTTCACATTCGTTCTCCGCAACTCCGGCGGCGACTGGTTCGCCAAGCAACACTCCGGCGACATCGAGGCCTCCGCTGACTCCACCTTCGCTCTCCAACGGAAGCTCATTCAAGCCGCTCTCGCCGTCGATTCCTCCGGTGGCGTTCAGTCCTCCTACTCTCCCGTTTCTCCTACCTCTGCTGTCTTCCAG GTGATTGTTGGTGGTGCTGCGGTTGTTGCTAGAGTTGGTGGTGCTGCTGCTGCAGGAGGTGCTGCCCCGGCTGAGGCTGCCCCAGCtgcagagaagaagaaagaggaaaaggtCGAGGaatctgatgaagaagattacGGCGGCTTGTCACTCTTTGACGACGAGTAG